In Ipomoea triloba cultivar NCNSP0323 chromosome 7, ASM357664v1, a single genomic region encodes these proteins:
- the LOC116024141 gene encoding uncharacterized protein LOC116024141, which translates to MDALLQPHRPNPQPNPRLMKDFGRPQVGASPSCIVLTDAARNYELKTVHYNQLPSFHGSANEDALTFIRDFYGVVQHFPLNDLTEDALRMRCFPYTLKDGAKTWFMTLTPGSLRTWPEVYNKFIGKFYSHAKTAELRRKIATFSQAEGEPFHEAWERFNMLLIQCPHHGYPLELQNQTFYDGLTQTSQSMVDNAAGGAMGEKTAEETLALYEMLGANSQQKSVRGRTPGMYEVNSNAGLEIRVSELAKQVKSMYSMMSMKQNNASMVDEDVHNFEQANAMNSFNQRPRNDPYSNSYNPGWKNHPNFSWNNNQNNFQPIAPPQPKKPSWEDSLDIFIQNCNR; encoded by the coding sequence ATGGACGCACTTCTTCAACCCCATCGACCAAACCCTCAACCCAACCCCAGGCTAATGAAAGACTTTGGTAGGCCCCAAGTAGGAGCTTCACCTTCTTGCATAGTGCTTACTGATGCAGCCAGGAACTATGAGCTTAAAACGGTTCACTACAACCAATTGCCATCTTTTCACGGTTCAGCAAACGAAGATGCCCTTACCTTTATCAGGGATTTCTACGGGGTAGTCCAACACTTCCCGTTGAATGACTTGACCGAGGATGCACTGAGGATGAGGTGTTTCCCATACACCTTGAAAGATGGAGCAAAAACATGGTTCATGACTCTTACACCTGGATCCCTTCGGACATGGCCGGAGGTGTATAACAAGTTTATTGGTAAGTTCTATTCCCATGCTAAAACTGCTGaattgagaagaaaaattgCGACCTTTTCGCAAGCTGAAGGCGAACCATTCCATGAGGCATGGGAAAGGTTCAACATGTTGCTCATTCAATGCCCCCACCATGGCTACCCGTTGGAGCTTCAAAATCAAACTTTCTATGATGGTTTGACTCAAACTAGCCAATCAATGGTTGACAATGCGGCTGGAGGAGCCATGGGAGAAAAAACTGCGGAGGAAACCTTAGCATTGTATGAAATGCTAGGGGCAAACTCCCAACAAAAGAGCGTTAGGGGACGGACGCCAGGTATGTATGAAGTTAATTCAAATGCTGGGTTGGAAATTCGAGTATCTGAGTTAGCAAAACAAGTGAAAAGCATGTATTCTATGATGAGTATGAAGCAAAACAATGCATCTATGGTGGACGAAGATGTTCATAATTTTGAACAGGCCAATGCTATGAATAGTTTCAATCAAAGGCCTAGAAATGACCcgtattctaattcttataatccGGGTTGGAAAAACCATCCCAATTTTTCTTGGAATAATAACCAGAATAATTTTCAACCTATTGCTCCACCTCAACCGAAAAAACCATCTTGGGAGGATTCTTTGGATATTTTCATACAGAATTGTAATAGATAG
- the LOC116025412 gene encoding uncharacterized protein LOC116025412, with translation MLVVYFRMSLHYFSQSVEFRPTVNGTASSISIPNLEKLAFFNCGGISKFEISASKLEWLSVRYSMRDVVESRWLAPHLKAIKSLWLCGSSLLYVDASLFATAINLQVLGLYYLSLGCGKQLTAAMKLLQKYPNLCELGIDQDLCKRDEEAALRLLEDTDGCFIVQDLKMLNTIKIESFRGSTVEMLFVKMLLSKSPALEKVILMVMESRDIDTRELLRFPRASPKAKIICMEHDGSMFGCAMGEM, from the exons ATGTTGGTGGTATATTTTCGAATGTCACTTCATTATTTTTCTCAGAGTGTTGAATTTAGGCCCACTGTTAATGGAACTGCCTCTAGCATTAGTATTCCTAACCTTGAGAAGCTGGCTTTCTTTAATTGTGGAGGGATCAGTAAATTTGAGATCAGCGCTTCAAAACTTGAATGGTTGTCTGTTCGTTATTCTATGCGTGATGTGGTTGAATCAAGATGGTTGGCACCACATTTGAAAGCAATTAAGAGCCTTTGGTTGTGTGGCTCTTCCTTGTTG TATGTGGACGCATCTTTGTTTGCAACTGCAATAAATCTCCAAGTACTGGGGTTGTATTACTTAAGTTTAGGTTGTGGGAAGCAGCTCACCGCGGCTATGAAATTGCTTCAAAAATACCCCAACCTATGTGAACTGGGAATTGATCAG GATTTATGCAAACGTGATGAAGAAGCAGCTTTAAGACTTTTGGAGGATACAGATGGTTGCTTTATTGTTCAGGATCTAAAGATGCTTAACACAATCAAGATTGAATCATTTAGGGGATCCACAGTCGAAATGCTTTTTGTAAAAATGCTGCTCTCAAAATCTCCGGCACTAGAGAAAGTTATTCTTATGGTCATGGAATCTCGTGATATTGACACAAGGGAGTTGTTGCGTTTTCCTCGTGCATCTCCAAAAGCCAAAATTATTTGCATGGAACACGATGGCTCCATGTTTGGTTGTGCCATGGGCGAAATGTGA